In Leptospira stimsonii, the following proteins share a genomic window:
- the rplI gene encoding 50S ribosomal protein L9 codes for MRVILQKDVINLGDAGDLKEVADGYARNFLFPKKLAVRANEGNTKAALHQKKLGELKREKRKKAMEGFSSNLVGKEYEIVVKTGGGDKLFGAVTPMDVASILKKDGIELDKRKIEIAEPIRSLGSYKIKIRLAEGIQPVITLHVKKEEE; via the coding sequence ATGAGAGTGATCTTACAAAAAGACGTTATCAATCTCGGGGACGCAGGCGACCTGAAAGAAGTTGCGGACGGTTACGCAAGAAATTTCCTTTTCCCGAAAAAACTCGCGGTTCGCGCGAACGAAGGAAACACAAAAGCGGCTCTTCACCAAAAGAAACTGGGCGAGCTCAAACGTGAAAAACGCAAAAAAGCGATGGAAGGTTTTTCCTCTAACTTAGTCGGAAAAGAATACGAAATCGTAGTCAAAACCGGCGGTGGAGACAAACTCTTCGGAGCGGTGACTCCTATGGACGTAGCTTCCATTTTGAAAAAAGATGGAATCGAACTCGATAAGAGAAAAATCGAGATCGCGGAGCCCATTCGCAGTCTGGGATCTTACAAGATCAAAATCCGCCTTGCAGAAGGAATCCAGCCTGTCATTACGCTTCACGTAAAAAAAGAAGAAGAGTAA
- the rpsR gene encoding 30S ribosomal protein S18, with product MSENEVKEERSERSEQGESSGEMEGKPQRKQNKYKKKVCRFTADPELAKQINYKNIELLERFITNRGKIIPRRITGTSARYQRVLAREIRKARSIGLLPYKVN from the coding sequence ATGAGTGAGAATGAAGTAAAAGAAGAACGATCTGAAAGATCGGAACAAGGCGAATCTTCCGGCGAAATGGAAGGAAAGCCACAGAGAAAACAGAATAAATACAAGAAGAAGGTTTGCCGTTTTACTGCGGATCCGGAACTTGCAAAACAAATCAATTATAAGAATATCGAACTCTTAGAAAGATTTATCACGAACCGTGGTAAAATCATTCCGAGAAGAATCACAGGAACCAGCGCTCGTTACCAAAGAGTTCTCGCGCGTGAAATCCGCAAAGCAAGAAGCATCGGTCTTCTTCCTTACAAGGTTAACTGA
- the ssb gene encoding single-stranded DNA-binding protein codes for MANDINRVTLVGRLTRDPEFKSINGTSLVNFSLANGRTYVSNGEKREESHFFDCEVWGKPADIIQQYCKKGKQIAIEGRLKQDTWETPEGKKASRIRIVVENFQLLGSRDDSSSSPRESSSSGGNSYPSSPEYYSPAPDGDDDIPF; via the coding sequence ATGGCTAATGATATCAACAGAGTGACTCTGGTCGGCCGCCTAACGCGGGACCCTGAGTTCAAATCGATCAACGGGACTTCTCTCGTAAACTTCTCCTTGGCCAATGGCCGGACCTATGTGTCTAACGGTGAGAAGAGAGAAGAGTCTCATTTTTTCGATTGTGAAGTCTGGGGAAAACCGGCTGATATCATTCAACAGTATTGCAAAAAAGGCAAACAAATAGCGATTGAAGGACGACTGAAGCAGGACACTTGGGAAACTCCCGAAGGAAAGAAAGCGTCTCGGATTCGAATCGTAGTGGAGAATTTTCAACTCCTCGGTTCGAGAGACGATTCTTCTTCCTCTCCGAGGGAATCCTCTTCTTCCGGAGGAAATTCTTATCCATCCTCTCCGGAATACTACAGCCCTGCACCGGATGGTGACGACGACATACCGTTTTAA
- the rpsF gene encoding 30S ribosomal protein S6: protein MRNYELTTITRVSSREVAKTEVQETLGKHSVSITSDEDWGQRKLWHPIKHEEQGIFHHYKCTASPEAIAKVEKDFLINQNILRSMVVRLNG from the coding sequence TTGAGAAACTACGAACTCACCACCATCACACGTGTGAGCTCTCGGGAAGTTGCAAAAACTGAGGTTCAAGAAACCTTAGGTAAGCATTCCGTTAGCATCACTTCCGACGAAGATTGGGGCCAAAGAAAACTCTGGCATCCGATCAAACACGAAGAGCAGGGCATCTTCCATCACTACAAGTGTACCGCTTCCCCGGAAGCGATCGCAAAAGTGGAAAAGGATTTTCTAATCAACCAGAACATTCTTCGTTCCATGGTTGTCCGTCTCAATGGCTAA